The DNA segment TCACCGAGCGGCTCGCGGAGCAGGTCGCGCAGGCCACCAGGCGGCTGCGGGAGCTCGAGCTGGTCAAGCCGCCCGGTGTCGCGGAGGCGATCGACTGGGCCGGTGCACTGCACGCGCTCGGCGCCAGGGAGCTGCACCCCGACCTCGCGGCCGTGACGCTCGGCGCGGTGTTGAAGTACCGCGAGGACGGCGACCGGGTGAAGGAGTACTCGCTCGGCGCCCTCATCGGCGTGCCGGAATGACCGTGCACCCCGTCGACTTCCCGCGCTTCGTTCTCGCTGCCATGCGAACGCGGGAGGTCTCCTCGTGACCGAGAGCGGCCTGCGCGACGCCACCGAGGTGCTCCTCGGCTTCGCCCGGCTGCTGCGCCACGCGGGTGTGGACGCGTCGCCGGAACGCGTGCAGACGTTCCTCGAGGCCACCGACGAGGTCGACGTCACGGTGCCGCAGGAGGTCTACTGGGCCGGCCGGTTGACGCTCTGCGGTGAGCCGGACGACCTGCCCACGTACGACCGGGCGTTCGCCGCGTACTTCGGTGAGGACCCGCCTGAGCACGCCGGCCGCACCCGGCCGAGTACCCCGCGCACCACGTACCTGCTGCAGGCCGACGGCGAGCAGGCCGAGGGTGAGGAGACCGGCAGCGAGCAGGTCACCACGGCGAGCAGCACCGAGGTGCTCAGGCACCGCGACGTGACCCAGCTGTCCGCCGCGGAGCGGGCCGAGCTGCGCCGGCTGCTCACACTGGTCTGGCCGATCGCGCCCACCCGCGTCTCGCGGCGGCTGCGGCGCGCGCACCGCGGGCAGGTGGACGTGGCGCGGACGGTGCGCCGGATGCTGCGCACCGGCGGCGAGGTGGCCGTGCTCGCGCACCGCACGCAGGGGCGCAAGCCGCGGCGGCTGGTGCTGCTCGTCGACGTGTCCGGTTCGATGCGGCCGTACGCGGATGCGCTGCTGCGGTTCGCGCACGCTGCGGTGCGGCGGCGGCCGGCGAGCACCGAGGTGTTCACCGTCGGCACCAGGCTGACCAGGGTGAGCCACGAGCTGCAGCTGCGCGACCCGGACCAGGCGCTCGCCGCCAGCGCCGAGGCGATCCCCGACTGGAGTGGCGGCACCAGGCTCGGCGAGGCGCTGAAGGCGTTCCTCGACCGGTGGGGGCAGCGCGGCACCGCGCGGCAGGCCATCGTCGTAGTGTTCAGCGACGGCTGGGAGCGCGGCGACGCCACGTTGCTCGGCGAGCAGATGGGCCGGCTGTCCAGGCTCGCGCGTCGGGTGATCTGGGTGAACCCGCACAAGGGCCGCGTCGGGTTCGCACCGTTGACGGCGGGCATGGTGGCGGCGCTGCCGCACGTGGACGAGTTCGTCGCAGGGCACAGCCTCGCTGCGCTCGAGGAGCTGGTCGAGGCGATCCGGCAGCGCTGACGCGGTCGCCGAATTTCGATGACCATCTGAAATCTCCACCCTTGCATTTGCGGCCGTACGGGTCTTGACTCGGTGGTGATCAATGTGACCCACCGCACAGGAGGGGTTATGACCCGCATCAGCGTCACTGTCGACGGGGTTCGGTACGACGACGACGTCGAACCTCGAACGCTCTTGGTCCATCACCTACGCGAGCAGCTGGGCAAGGTCGGCACCGTGGTCGGCTGCGACACCAGCAACTGCGGCGCCTGTACCGTGCTGCTCGACGGCAAGGGTGTGAAGAGCTGTTCCGTGCTGGCCGTCCAAGCAGACGGCCGTGTGGTCACAACCGTCGAGGGCCTGGCGCCGACCGGCACCGACGGCGAGCTGCACCCGATGCAGCGGGCGTTCCACGAGAAGCACGCGCTCCAGTGCGGGTTCTGTACGCCAGGGATGATGATGGCCGCGTGCGACCTGCTCGCCGAGAACCCGGATCCCAGCGAGACGGAGATCAGGGAGGGTCTGGAAGGCAACCTCTGCCGGTGCACCGGATACCAGAACATCGTCAAAGCGGTGGAGTCGGCGGCCGCCGAGCTGCGCGGCCAGCGTGCCGGCTCGACGGAGGAGGTGCCGTCATGACAGCGGTGTCAGAGCGTCCGTCCGGTGAGGTCGGTGCCGCGAGGCTACGTAAGGAAGACGCGCGGCTGGTCACCGGCCAGACCCAGTGGACGGACAACATCGCGCTGCCGGGCATGCTGCACATGGCGATCCTGCGCAGCCCGATGGCACGTGCGCGCATCACCCGCGTCGACACGACCGCGGCCAGCCAGCAGCCCGGTGTGGTGGCCGCGCTCTCCGGCCAGGACCTCGCCGGCGAGCAGGGCAGCCTGCCGTGCGCGTGGCCGGTCACCCCGGACATGGTGCACCCGGACCACCCGGCACTCGCGGTCGACGAGGTGCGGTTCGCCGGCGAGGCGGTCGCCGTCGTCGTCGCACGCGACCGGGCGAGCGCCGTGGACGCGCTCGAAGCGATCGAGATCGACTACGACCCGCTGCCGGCCGTGATGGACATGGACGCCGCACTGGCCGACGGCAGCGACCTCGTGCACGGGAGCGCGGGGACGAACAAGTCGTTCACCTGGGTGCTCGACTCCGGTGAGGCGGGCACCGGCGGCGCGGTGGACAAGGCGCTCGCAGACGCCGAGGTCACCGTCAGCAGGCGCTACATCCAGCAGCGGCTGATCCCCGCGTTCATGGAGCCCCGCAGCGTCGTGGTGGACCCGACGGGCGGGCAGTTCACCATGTGGTCGGCGACCCAGATCCCGCACATCCTGCGGTTGATGCTCTCGCTGGTCACCGGCACGCCGGAACACAAGCTGCGGGTCGTCGCCCCGGACGTCGGCGGTGGGTTCGGCGGCAAGCTCCAGGTGACGCCAGAGGAGGTCATCGCCCTGCTCGCCGCGCGCCGGGTAGGCAAGCCGCTGAAGTACACGGAGACCAGGAGCGAGAGCCTGTCCGCCGCACACCACGGCAGGGACCAGATCCAGCAGCTCGACCTCTCCGCCCGCCGCGACGGCACGATCACCGGCTTCAAGGTGAACCTGATCGCGAACATGGGTGCGTACCTCGGCCTGGTGACGCCCGGCGTACCGATCCTCGGCGCGTTCATGTTCAACGCGATCTACAAGATCCCCGCGTACCGGTTCGAGTGCACCGGCGTGTTCACGAACACCGCGTGGACGGACGCGTACCGCGGCGCCGGCCGGCCGGAGGCGACGTTCGCCGTCGAGCGGATGATGGACGAGCTCGCCGCCGAGCTCGGCATGGACCCGATGGAGGTACGCAGGAAGAACTGGATCTCGCACGAGGAGTTCCCGTTCACCACGGTTGCCGGTCTCACCTACGACTCAGGCAACTACGAGGCGGCCACCGACAAGGCCATGCAGCTGTTCGGCTACGACGACCTGCGCAGGGAGCAGGACCAGCGCAGGGAGAACAACGACCCGGTGCAGCTCGGCATCGGCATCTCCACGTACACGGAGATGTGCGGCCTCGCGCCGTCGCGGGTACTCGGCAGCCTGTCGTACGGCGCCGGCGGCTGGGAGCACGCGAGCATCCGGATGCTGCCGTCCGGCAAGGTGGAAGTGGTCACCGGCTCGTCGCCGCACGGGCAGGGCCACGACACCGCGTGGAGCCAGATCGTCTCCGACCAGCTCGGGGTGCCGTTCGACGACGTCGAGGTGCTGCACGGCGACACCCGTACCGCGGTCAAGGGCATGGACACCTACGGCTCCAGGTCGCTGACCGTCGGCGGGGTCGCGGTGGTCAATGCCTGCGGGAAGGTCGTCGAGAAGGCCAAGAAGGTCGCCGCACACATGCTCGAGTGCAGCGTGGACGACGTCGAGTTCGGCGAGGGCTCGTTCCGGGTGAAGGGGAGCCCAGGCACCGAGAAGACCATCCAGGAGATCGCGCTCGCGACGTTCGCCGCGCACGACCTGCCGGACGGCATGGAGGCGAGCCTGGACTCCGACGCCACGTACGACCCGGAGAACTTCTCCTACCCGCACGGCACGCACCTGTGCGCGACCGAGGTGGACACCGAGACCGGTGAGGTGAAGATCAGGTCGTACGTCTGCGTGGACGACGTGGGCAAGGTCGTGAACCCGTTGATCGTGGACGGCCAGGTGCACGGCGGGCTCGCCCAGGGCATCGCGCAGGCCCTGTTCGAGGAGGCCATCTACGACGCGGACGGCAACCTGCAGACCGGCACGTTCGTCGACTACACGCCGCCGAGCGCGGCCGACCTGCCGTCGTTCGTGACCGAGCGGACGGAGACGCCGGCGACCACGAACCCGCTGGGCGTGAAGGGGGTCGGCGAGGCCGGCACCATCGCGTCCACGCCCGCGGTGGTGAACGCGGTCGTCGACGCGCTGCGGCCGATGGGCATCAACGACGTGCGGATGCCGTGCTCGCCGGAACGGGTGTGGCGCGCGATCCAGGACGCGAAGGGTGGTGCGGCATGATTCCCGCGACGTTCGACTACGTGCGCCCGTCCTCGGTGGACGAGGCCGTGTCGGCTCTGCGCGACGCCGGGGAGGACGCGAAGGTCCTCGGCGGCGGGCAGAGCCTGGTGCCGGTGCTGCGGTTCCGGCTGGCGGCGCCCACCGCGTTGATCGACCTCAACGGGGTCGAGGAGCTGCGCGGCGTGCGCGACGACGGCGACGCTCTCGTCATCGGCGCGATGACCACGCACCACGACATGGTCGCCGACGGGCTCGTCCAGGAGCACGCGCCGCTGCTTGCGGCCGCGGCGGAGACCGTGGGGGACCGGCAGGTGCGCAACCTCGGCACCCTCGGCGGCTCGCTGGCGCACGCGGACCCTGCCGGTGACCTGCCGGCGGTCGCCCTCGCGCTGGACGCCGAGATGACCGTCGCCGGCCCCAGCGGCCGGCGTACGGTGCCGGCGAGCGAGTTCTTCGTCGACTACCTCACCACGGTGCTCGAGCCGGACGAAGTGCTCACGGCCGTGCGGGTACCGAAGCTGCCCGGCTGGGGCGTGCGGTACGAGAAGTTCCACCGCACGGCGCAGGCATGGGCCATCGTGGGGGTCGCGGCCGCGGTGCGGCGCAGCAACGGGTCGGTCGCCGAGGCCAAGGTGGCGCTGACGAACATGGGCTCGGTGCCGGTGCGGTGCACGGCCGTCGAGGAGGCACTCGCAGGTTCATCGGCCGTCGGTCTCGGCGACGCCGCCGACCTGGCCAGCGAGGGGACCAGCCCGAGTGCCGACCTGAACGCGTCGGTGGAGTACCGACAGCACCTGGCTCGGGTGCTCACGAGGAGGGCGGTGCAGGCCGCGGCAGGGATGTGATGGCCTTCACCTGCCGCCACGGTTTGACCTGGTAGGTTCGCGGGGTATCCGTGGCGCTAGACATCGGGATCGGTGCCCGACGCCTACCGTCGGGCACCAGATCTTCTGGAGGGTGGAAGTCGATGGAGCTCGAACACGAGTTCGCGGTGCCCGTTTCCGTGGCCGAGGCGTGGCAGGTCCTGCTCGATGTCGAGCGGATCGGACCGTGCATGCCGGGTGCCACCGTGCTCGACGTCCGCGGTGACGAGTTCACCGGCACCGTGAAGGTCAAGGTCGGCCCGATCTCCATGACGTACGCGGGCGAGGCGCGCTTCGCGGAGAAGGACGAGGCCGCGCGCCGGGTCGTGATCGAGGCGGCGGGCAAGGAGAACCGCGGTTCCGGCACGGCGAAGGCGTCCGTCACGGCGACGCTCGAACCGGCCGACGGCGGCTCGAGCACCGCGGTGAAGGTGCTCACCGACCTCACCGTCACCGGGCGGCCGGCGCAGTTCGGCCGCGGCATGCTGCAGGACGTCGGCGGCAAGCTGATCGGCCAGTTCGCCGACAACCTCGCGGCGGAGCTGCAGGAGGACGACAAGGCCGGCGCCGCTGCGCCGGCGGCCACCTCCGGGGAGTCCGAGCCCTCGCCGGCGAGCACCCCGCAGGCGATGTACGACGAGGCCGGCCAGCGGCCGTCCGCCGAGGCGCTCGACCTGCTCGAGGTGACCGGCCTGTCCGGCGCCATGTCGCGGTACCGGGTGCCGCTGCTCGCCGGCGGTGCCGCCGTCGGCGCGGCGCTGGTGTGGTTCCTCGTCCGGCGCAAGCGCAGCCGGTAGCCGGGCCGCGGCCGGGCTCGATCACGGCGGCGACACTGAAGCGACCGTGACCAAGCCCGCACCATCAGGAGGGCTGACGTCTCGTTGTCGATCTTCGGGAAGTCGTCGTCGGCGATGTCGGGCGATGCGCACGACTCCCGAGGTGGGTGGTCAGTCCAGCGTTACGATCAGCAGCGCGACGACCATGAGGATCGCCAGCAGGATGGCGAGGCCGACGCTGACGAAGCCGGTGGCGATGGCGGCTCTCGCCCGCTTCCGCGCGCTGATGCCGAGGCCGGCGGCCGTCGCGCCGATGGCGAAGCTGAGGAACGCGCCTGCCGAGGTGATCATCCCGCCGCGCAGCACGAGACCGACCAGGGCGGCCAGCACACCGCCGATGCCGAGCAGCAGCCCGGTCAACGCGAGACCCTGCCGGAGTCGACGGCACCCGGGCCCGGCGGCATCGGCGGTGGCCCGTACGCCGCCGGCGGCTGTTGCTGCGGTGGTGGCGGCGGAGTGTACTGCCCCTGCGGATAGCCGGGGCCGCTGTGCTGGGGTGGGAACCCGCTGGACAACCTGTGTCTCCCGTCGTGACGCGTGCCAGGGTGCCTGCCCGGGCAGGTCTCCCGGACGGCGTCCGACCTCAGCGTCTCACCACTCGGCGTAGCGGCCGTCCGCGGTGCGCCAGTTCGGGTCCGGCAGCTGCCACGCCCCGCCGCGGTCCCGCACGACCTGCTCGTCGACGTCGATGCCGAGCCCAGGCCCGCTCGGCGGGCGCAGCTGCCCGCCCTGCGGGGTGAGCGGCGCCGGGTCGACGAGGTAGTCGTGCATCTCCGCCGGCGGCAGGCCGGCATAACCGCGGTTGTAGTGCAGGCCGAGGCTCTGCTCCTGGATGACCACGTTGCCGGCGCAGAGGTCCACCTGCAGCGACGCGGCGAGCGACACCGGCCCGTTCGGGCAGTGCGGCGCGACGGCCACGTCGTACGCCTCCGCGAGCCGGCAGATCTTCTCCAGCTCGAACAGCCCGGTGAACGAGACGTCCGGCTGCACCACGTCGACCACCCGGTGCTCGAGCAGGCGGGCGAACTCGGCGCGCGACGTGAGCCGCTCGCCGGTGGCGATCGGCGTGCGACGCGCCACCCGCGCGACCTCGGCGAGCGTGTCCTCGTGCCCGGGCGCGAGCGGCTCCTCCACCCACATCAGGTCGAACTGGTCGAGCTCGGCCAGCAACGCCCTGGCCATCGCGCGGTGGGCGCGGCCGTGGAAGTCCACCGCCACCCGCAGCGTCGAGCCGAACGCATCGCGCAGCGCGGCGACCCGTGCCACCACCGCGTCGACCTTGGCGTGGTCGTCGAGGTAGTCGAGCTCGGCGGTGGCGTTCATCTTCACCGCGCCGAACCCCTGCTCGACACGCGCCTTCGCCTGGTCGACGACGTCGTCCGGCCGGTCGCCGCCGATCCACGCGTACAGCGGCACCGTGTCGCGTACCAGGCCGCCGAGGAACTCGTGTACGGGCAGCCCGCAGGCGCGGCCCTTGACGTCCCACAGCGCCTGCTCGATCGCCGCGCTCGCGGTTGCGAGCACCGGGCCGTCGCGGAAGAAGCCGTCGCGCCGCATCCGCTGCCACAGGTCCTCGACCCTGGCGGCGGGCTCGCCGACCAGGTTGGCGGCGAGGTCCGCGACGGCTCCGACGACGGCGTTCGCGCGTTTCGGCACGATCGCCTCACCCCAGCCGTCGACGCCGTCGTCGGTGGCGACCCGTACGAGGATCCAGCGCGGCGGCACCCGGAACGACTCGATCGCGGCGATACGCATGCCGGAGAGGTCCATCGCGGTCAGGAGACGCCGGCGGCGGTCAGTTCCCGGACGAGCTCCTCGCGCAGCACGGCGGGCAGCGGTGCGGCGGGTGCCGCGAGGTACGGCTGGATCACGTCGAGGTGGGCGAGTGCCGCCTTCCACGCCGCCGGCAGGTTACCGACCCGGCAGATATGGATGACCCGCCTGAGGTCGCGTTCGAGCTGGCTGGCCTTCTCGATGTCGCCGTCCTGCACGGCGCGGTAGATGCCGGCGGGCAGCTGCGGCACCAGGTTCGCACTGGCGGCGATGGTGCCGACGCCGCCGGCGAGCAGGCAGGCGATGAAGAACGTGTCCGAGCCGGTGATGACGGAGAAGTCGCTGTTCTCGGTCCTGCCGGCGAGCTCCTGGAAGTACTCGATGTCGCGACTGGAGTCCTTTATGCCGACGATGTTCGGGTGCTCGGCGAGCTCGGCCACGACGGTCGGCGCGAACTTGACCTTGGTGAACACCGGGATGTTGTAGAGCACGAGCGGCAGGGCCGCGCGGTCGGCCAGGTCGAGGTACAGCCGGCGGGCCTCCTCGTCGGAGAGCGGGTAGTAGTACGGCGGCGCGACGAGGGCACCGGACGCGCCCTGGTCGGCCTGCTGCGCGAGCTCCTCGGCACCTTCGGCGATCGAGGTGAGCGGCAGGCCGGGGATCACCGGCGTCGTCTCGGGCACGAGCTTCCGTACCAGACGGGTCATCTCCAGCCGCTGTGCACGCGACAGCCTGGCACCTTCGCCGGTCGAGCCGGTGGGACTGATCCCCGTGACACCACCGTCGAGCACCCGGCGCAGCAGCCGGTCGAGGGCCGCCTCGTCGATGTTCGCGTTCTCGTCCAGCGGGGTCAGGAGGGCGACGGTAGCGCCGTCTAGTGTGCAGCTCATCGGTAGGCGATCCCTGTGTCGACGTCGAAGACATGGAAGCGGCCGGCGGGAACGGTGAACGTCACCGTCGCCTCCGGTTCGACCTTATCCTCACGTGGCAACCTGGCGGTGACGAGCTGACCGGCGACGTCGACCACCACGTGCTGCTCCGAGCCGAGCGGCTCCACGATGCTGACCCTGCCGGTGACCGTCGAGCCGTCCGGCTGGTCGCGGTCGAGCCGCAGGTGCTCCGGCCTGATCCCGGCGACGAACGAGCTCGTGTCCGCGGGCAGCGCTGCGGCCTGCTCGTCGGTCAGCGCAAGCGACACCTGGTCGCTGCGGAGAGCGGACGCCTGCGGGTCGCGTTCGACCTCGAGGAACCCCATCGCGGGAGTGCCGATGAAGCCAGCGACGAAGCGGTTGACAGGCCGGTCGTACAACTCGTCCGGGGTGCCGACCTGCTGGATCTCGCCGTGGTTCATCACGGCGATCCGGTCGCCCATCGTCATGGCCTCGATCTGGTCGTGGGTGACGTAGACGGCGGTCGCGGTGACGGCGCGGTGCACGCTGAGGATCTCCGCGCGCATCTGCACTCGCAGGTGCGCGTCCAGGTTGGACAACGGCTCGTCGAGCAGGAAGACGGCCGGGTCGCGGACGATCGCACGGCCCAGCGCGACGCGTTGCCGCTGACCACCGGAGAGCTGTTTCGGCTTGCGGTCGAGCAGCGCGTCGATGCCGAGCAGCTTCGCCGTCGCCCGCACCTTCTCCTCGATGGCCTCCCGGGTGAGCTTGCGCCTGCGCAGGCCGAACGCCATGTTGCCGTAGACGGACATGTGCGGGTAGAGCCCGTAGTTCTGGAACACCATGGCGATGTCGCGGTCGCCGACGTCCAGGTCGTCGACCTGCGACTCGCCGAACCAGGTCTCGCCTGCGGTGGCCTCCTCCAGACCGGCGATGATGCGCAGCAGCGTGGTCTTGCCTGAGCCGGACGGCCCGACGAGCACGAGGAACTCGTGGTCGTCGATCTCCAGGTCACACCGCGCCAACGCGGTGACCTCACCGAATCGCTTCTCTACTCCGCGCAGCGAGATGGGCGCCATCGTCAGTCCTTGCCGTGAGGTGCCGGTTGCCTGTCGGCCAGCAGTGGGTCGGGTTGCCGGCTCAGCCGGCGGCCGCCGTCGACCTCCCAGAGGGCGCCGGTGACGTACGCGGCGTCGTCGGAGGCGAGGTACGCGACGACGCCCGCGACCTCGTCCGGGGTGCCGAGCCGGCCGACGAGGTTCGGTGCCGGCGCCGACGCGGCGGCCGAGGTGGCGGCCGTGTGGGCGAACTCCTCGGTGAGGCCGGGGGAGCCGATCATGCCGGGCACGACCGCGTTCACCCTGATACCGGTGTGCGCGAGCTCGACGGCCAGCGCCCGGGTGAGCGCGGCGATCCCGCCCTTGCTCGCGACGTACGCGATGTGGGCGGGCAGCGGCAGCTCCGCCTGCAGGCTCGCGAGGTTGACGATCACCCCTGCGCCCCTGCGCCCCATGTCGAGCGCGGCGTCCTTGCTGAGGAACGCGGTCGCCGTGAGGTTGGTGTCGATGACCGTCGCCCAGTCGTCCTCGTCCAGCGCGGCGAGCTCCAGCCGGGCACCGAGCGCCGCGGCGTTGTTCACCAGGACGTCCACGCGACCGAGCGCCGCCGCGACGTCCGGTACGAGACCGGCACGTGCAGCTCGGTCGGCCAGGTCGACCGTACGTACCTGCGCCTCGGTGCCGTACGCGGCCAGCTCGGCGGCGACGGTCGCTGCACTATCGGCGTCCCTGTCCACGACGACGACGGTCGCCCCGTCCGCGGCCAGCTGGTGCGCGATGGCACGGCCGATGCCGGCGGCGGCGCCGGTGACCACGGCGACCCGGTCGTGGAACCTCGGTGTGGGCGTGCTCATGTGCCTGCCAGTGCTCCTGCCGTCATGCCCCGCACCATGGACCGCTGTACGGCGAAGAACGCGATGATCAGCGGGATGCTGGTGATGCAGGCCGCCGCCATCATGCCGCCCCAGTCGGTCTTGAACTGCCCGGTGAAGCTCTGCAGCAAGCCCGGCGGCAGGGTGAGCTTGGTGTTCGTGCTCATCAGCGTCAGCGGGTAGAGCAGGTTGTTCCAGGCGTTCATGAAGACGAAGACCATCGTGCTGACCAGTCCGGGAATCGTCATGGGCACGACGACGCGGACGAGGATGCCGAACCGCGAGTAACCGTCGACCTTTGCAGCCTCCTCGATCTCCGTCGGGATCGCGTCGATGAAGCCCTTCATCATCCAGGCGGCGAAGGGGAGCGTGAACGAGGTGTAGCCGAGGATCAGGCCGAGGAACGTGTTGAGCAGGTGCAGCTTCAGCAGCAGCAGGTAGAGCGGGCCGATCAGCACCACGAGCGGCAGCATCTGCGTCGCGAGGACGAGCACGCTCACCGCGCCGCGCAGCCGGTACCGACCGCGGGAGAAGCTGTAGCCGGCCAGCGTGGCGATCGCGACCGACGCGACGGCCGCGATGAGCGACGTGACGATGCTGTTGACCAGGAAGTTGCTGAACGGCAGGGTGCCGCCGAACAGCTTCTCGTAGTTGGCGAGCCCGAACTCGTGCGGCCACAGCGTGGGGTTCTGCGCGGTGGCTTCCTGCGGGCTCTTGAACGACGTGGAGAGCATCCAGTAGACGGGCGCCAGCGTGATCACCAGGGCGATGGCGATGATGACGCCTGCGGGTGTCCGCCGTAGCAACCTGTTCGCAGTCTTCATGCGCGGTCCCCTCGCAAGGTGCGGACGAACAGGCCGGCGAGGAACAACAGCAGGACGAGCCAGATCACGCCGATCGCGGAGGCGTAGCCGAGGTCGTAGGTGGTGAACGCGAGCCGGTAGACGTAGATGAGCAGGGTGGTGGTGCTGTACGCAGGTCCGCCCTCGGTCATCGACCAGATCAACGGGAAGTTGTTGAAGTTCTGGATGGTCATGATGAGCGCGCCGACCAGAGCGGCCCCACGCAGGTAGGACAGCTTGATCTGCACGATCATCGACCACACGCTGGCCCGGTCGATGCGGGCCGCCTCGATGACCTCGGTCGGCACCGAGCCGAGTGCGGCGGTGAAGATCAGCAGGAAGAACGGTGCCTGCGACCAGATGTTCGCCGCGGTGACCGAGGCGAGCGCCCACTCGGGCGCCGTCAGCCACGGTACGGCGTCGGCGACGCCGACCCTGGCGAGCAGCGCGTTCAGGATGCCGCTGTCCTGGTCGAAGACGTAGCGGAACAGGAACGACACCACGATCACGGGGATCGCCCACGGCGTGAGCAACACACCGCGCAACCAGCGCCAGGCACCGCCGAGGTTCTCCGTGGCCAACGCCATGACGAGCCCGAGCATTCCGCCGCCGACGACCGAGCCGCCGGTGAAGATGACGGTGTTCTTCAGCGACTCCCAGAAGACCGGGTCGGTGGCCAGCTTGCTGTAGTTCTCGATGCCGTTGAACTCGGCGCCGGCCTCACCGGCGAGCAGGTTGTAGTCGAAGAACGAGACCCGGATCGCCTCGATGATCGGGTAGGCGATGACCACCGCGAGGATGACGATGGTCGGTATCGCCATCCAGTCCAGCCAGCGGCGCAGGCGGCGCCCGACTCCCGCTGGCCGGCGACGTACCGCGGTGCTCGCCGTCATCGAAGCGCGGACTCCACTTGCTTCTGCATCGACCCGGTGATGTCAGCGATCGGCTTGTCGGTCGTCATGGCGCTCTGCACGCCGGCCATCACCGGCGAGTACGCCTTGCCGTAACCGGGACCCCAGGCGGGCCTGCTCACCGTCGGGACGAGGTCGTCGCGGAACGCGTCGAATACGGGCGTGTCGGAGAGCTTCGCGGCGGCGCCACCGGGCTCCGCCACGGCCGGCACCGAGGAGCCCGTGGTCATGATGTACTTCATGCCCTCCTGCGAGGTGGACAGGTACTCCACGAACTTCCAGGCGGCTTCCTTGTTCTCGCTCGACTTCAGGACGGCGAGCTGGTGGTCGGTCGGCGCGGAGTACGCCTCACCCGCCGGGCCCTCAGGCAGCGTCGTCACACCCCAGGTCTTGTAGAACTCCTCGCTGCTCATCTTGGCGGTCTGCTCGACGACCGTCTGCAGGTAAGGGCCGTCCCACATGAAGGCGAGCTTGTTCTCGGCGGCGATCGGGCGGAAGTCGCCGATCTTCTTGTTGAGCTGCGTGTACTTGTTCTGCCCGACCGTGCGCATGAACTCGAGGTACTGCTCCATCCCGTCCGAGGACGCGGTGGCCTTCTTGTCGGTGAACGGCTCGCCGCCGAAGGTCTTCATGAACGACCAGCACGAGTCGAGGCCGAAGGACCGGTTCGTCGCGTCCATACCGATGGGGGTCACGCCAGGCAGCTTCTGCTTGACCGTCTTCATCGCGTCGAGCAGGTCGTCCATGGTGGCCGGCGGCTTGTTCGGGTCGAGGCCGGCCTGCTTCATGAGCTTCTTGTTGTACCAGAACCCGAACGGGGTGACCGTCCACGGCGCGGCGACCTGTTCGCCGCCGATCTGGCCCAGCTTCAACTCGGCCGGGATGATGGACTTGCGGTACTCGTCGCTCATGTGCTCGTCGAGCGGTTCGAGCAGGTTCGCCTCGGAGAGGCTGAAGAGGTCGTTGCCCGCGATCTGGGTGACGTCCGGTGCGTTCCCCGAGCGTGCTTCGAGCAGCACTTTGTGAGCTATGTCGGTGAAGGAGATCGCTT comes from the Streptosporangiales bacterium genome and includes:
- the ugpC gene encoding sn-glycerol-3-phosphate ABC transporter ATP-binding protein UgpC; translated protein: MAPISLRGVEKRFGEVTALARCDLEIDDHEFLVLVGPSGSGKTTLLRIIAGLEEATAGETWFGESQVDDLDVGDRDIAMVFQNYGLYPHMSVYGNMAFGLRRRKLTREAIEEKVRATAKLLGIDALLDRKPKQLSGGQRQRVALGRAIVRDPAVFLLDEPLSNLDAHLRVQMRAEILSVHRAVTATAVYVTHDQIEAMTMGDRIAVMNHGEIQQVGTPDELYDRPVNRFVAGFIGTPAMGFLEVERDPQASALRSDQVSLALTDEQAAALPADTSSFVAGIRPEHLRLDRDQPDGSTVTGRVSIVEPLGSEQHVVVDVAGQLVTARLPREDKVEPEATVTFTVPAGRFHVFDVDTGIAYR
- a CDS encoding SDR family oxidoreductase, yielding MSTPTPRFHDRVAVVTGAAAGIGRAIAHQLAADGATVVVVDRDADSAATVAAELAAYGTEAQVRTVDLADRAARAGLVPDVAAALGRVDVLVNNAAALGARLELAALDEDDWATVIDTNLTATAFLSKDAALDMGRRGAGVIVNLASLQAELPLPAHIAYVASKGGIAALTRALAVELAHTGIRVNAVVPGMIGSPGLTEEFAHTAATSAAASAPAPNLVGRLGTPDEVAGVVAYLASDDAAYVTGALWEVDGGRRLSRQPDPLLADRQPAPHGKD
- a CDS encoding ABC transporter permease subunit → MKTANRLLRRTPAGVIIAIALVITLAPVYWMLSTSFKSPQEATAQNPTLWPHEFGLANYEKLFGGTLPFSNFLVNSIVTSLIAAVASVAIATLAGYSFSRGRYRLRGAVSVLVLATQMLPLVVLIGPLYLLLLKLHLLNTFLGLILGYTSFTLPFAAWMMKGFIDAIPTEIEEAAKVDGYSRFGILVRVVVPMTIPGLVSTMVFVFMNAWNNLLYPLTLMSTNTKLTLPPGLLQSFTGQFKTDWGGMMAAACITSIPLIIAFFAVQRSMVRGMTAGALAGT
- a CDS encoding ABC transporter permease subunit produces the protein MTASTAVRRRPAGVGRRLRRWLDWMAIPTIVILAVVIAYPIIEAIRVSFFDYNLLAGEAGAEFNGIENYSKLATDPVFWESLKNTVIFTGGSVVGGGMLGLVMALATENLGGAWRWLRGVLLTPWAIPVIVVSFLFRYVFDQDSGILNALLARVGVADAVPWLTAPEWALASVTAANIWSQAPFFLLIFTAALGSVPTEVIEAARIDRASVWSMIVQIKLSYLRGAALVGALIMTIQNFNNFPLIWSMTEGGPAYSTTTLLIYVYRLAFTTYDLGYASAIGVIWLVLLLFLAGLFVRTLRGDRA
- a CDS encoding extracellular solute-binding protein, with translation MPTTSHRRFRTLTAALGLVLVLSTAACGGSGESGGKTTITFANWAYAEDATQAGIKDLVEKFEKDNPDVKVKMEAISFTDIAHKVLLEARSGNAPDVTQIAGNDLFSLSEANLLEPLDEHMSDEYRKSIIPAELKLGQIGGEQVAAPWTVTPFGFWYNKKLMKQAGLDPNKPPATMDDLLDAMKTVKQKLPGVTPIGMDATNRSFGLDSCWSFMKTFGGEPFTDKKATASSDGMEQYLEFMRTVGQNKYTQLNKKIGDFRPIAAENKLAFMWDGPYLQTVVEQTAKMSSEEFYKTWGVTTLPEGPAGEAYSAPTDHQLAVLKSSENKEAAWKFVEYLSTSQEGMKYIMTTGSSVPAVAEPGGAAAKLSDTPVFDAFRDDLVPTVSRPAWGPGYGKAYSPVMAGVQSAMTTDKPIADITGSMQKQVESALR